From the genome of Vigna angularis cultivar LongXiaoDou No.4 chromosome 11, ASM1680809v1, whole genome shotgun sequence, one region includes:
- the LOC108332390 gene encoding uncharacterized protein LOC108332390 isoform X1 — MSLLSRIRHHLPHGFCRRTFQPTVVRLNFSKINAFSRNFGQPARKEEEDVDEVEIDQRSLPADFDPSTFDPDDHRGPPSERVFRLVDEIASLTVAEAAELGLVLMKKMGVKEMPNVGFMKAGAGNLAGMAAKAPAEAKEEQKPEKTVFELKLESYEAASKIKIIKEVRGFTDLGLKEAKDLVEKTPSIIKKGVSKEEGEKIMEKLKALGAKVVME, encoded by the coding sequence atgagtttactttcaagaATAAGGCATCATTTACCCCATGGTTTTTGTAGGCGAACTTTTCAGCCAACAGTAGTGCGGCTTAACTTTAGTAAGATAAATGCTTTTTCAAGAAATTTTGGTCAGCCTGCAAGGAAAGAGGAGGAGGATGTAGACGAAGTGGAAATTGACCAAAGAAGTCTTCCAGCTGATTTTGATCCTTCTACATTTGATCCCGATGATCATCGAGGTCCTCCGTCAGAAAGAGTTTTCAGGCTTGTTGATGAAATTGCATCTCTTACGGTAGCTGAAGCTGCAGAATTGGGTCTTGTTCTGATGAAGAAAATGGGAGTGAAGGAGATGCCTAATGTGGGATTTATGAAAGCAGGAGCGGGGAATTTGGCTGGAATGGCAGCGAAAGCCCCAGCTGAGGCCAAGGAGGAGCAAAAGCCGGAAAAAACTGTGTTTGAATTGAAATTGGAGTCCTACGAAGCGGCttccaaaatcaaaatcatcaaGGAGGTCCGGGGCTTTACTGATTTAGGTTTGAAGGAAGCTAAGGATTTGGTGGAGAAAACACCTTCTATTATAAAGAAAGGTGTTTCAAAAGAAGAAGGGGAGAAGATAATGGAAAAACTGAAAGCTCTTGGTGCAAAAGTTGTTATGGAATGA
- the LOC108332390 gene encoding uncharacterized protein LOC108332390 isoform X2: protein MSPIMFQKSLQTRTFQPTVVRLNFSKINAFSRNFGQPARKEEEDVDEVEIDQRSLPADFDPSTFDPDDHRGPPSERVFRLVDEIASLTVAEAAELGLVLMKKMGVKEMPNVGFMKAGAGNLAGMAAKAPAEAKEEQKPEKTVFELKLESYEAASKIKIIKEVRGFTDLGLKEAKDLVEKTPSIIKKGVSKEEGEKIMEKLKALGAKVVME from the exons ATGAGTCCAATAATGTTTCAAAAATCTCTACAAAC GCGAACTTTTCAGCCAACAGTAGTGCGGCTTAACTTTAGTAAGATAAATGCTTTTTCAAGAAATTTTGGTCAGCCTGCAAGGAAAGAGGAGGAGGATGTAGACGAAGTGGAAATTGACCAAAGAAGTCTTCCAGCTGATTTTGATCCTTCTACATTTGATCCCGATGATCATCGAGGTCCTCCGTCAGAAAGAGTTTTCAGGCTTGTTGATGAAATTGCATCTCTTACGGTAGCTGAAGCTGCAGAATTGGGTCTTGTTCTGATGAAGAAAATGGGAGTGAAGGAGATGCCTAATGTGGGATTTATGAAAGCAGGAGCGGGGAATTTGGCTGGAATGGCAGCGAAAGCCCCAGCTGAGGCCAAGGAGGAGCAAAAGCCGGAAAAAACTGTGTTTGAATTGAAATTGGAGTCCTACGAAGCGGCttccaaaatcaaaatcatcaaGGAGGTCCGGGGCTTTACTGATTTAGGTTTGAAGGAAGCTAAGGATTTGGTGGAGAAAACACCTTCTATTATAAAGAAAGGTGTTTCAAAAGAAGAAGGGGAGAAGATAATGGAAAAACTGAAAGCTCTTGGTGCAAAAGTTGTTATGGAATGA